The DNA sequence GGTTGCTTGGGCCTGTAAGGGAGAACGGTAATGCGCGATACGGAAGATACGAAACGACTCAAGTGGGTTTCAGAGGAACTGCAGAAAGAGCTCTCGCGACGGCTCGGCAGATTGATCCGTCTCCGGACCACGCTGCCGCTGAAACCGTCTCACACCAACGGGTGGCGTGTGGAGCTGGGATCGTTGGGACAGGGAGAGCCCAGATTAGAGATCTGGCACTGCGAATGGGCCGGGAAAAAAGATCAACGGCGAATTTGGTATGGCCTGTATGCCACGCAAGCAGAAAAGCTGCGGAAGAGAGTTGCCGCATTGCCAGAGTTCCTTCGGCCTGTGCGTCGGTTAAGCGAGAAGGACATGCGGCTCGCGACTGGCTCACGGTCGGACTATCTGCTCAAGAAACCGTTGGACCCTCGTGAATATGATTGCCCCTTCTATGAGGAATATGAAGAGAGTGGGAACGAGTATGCCTACTACGGGATGTATGATTCCGCCCTTCCAGAGAACGAGGAACAGGTGCTGGGCATCGTGACTCGCGCAACCAGATTTTTCGAGCAGGTCATCAAGAGCCAGCAGTTCGCGGCACGTTCACAGGAGAAAGAACACGAGGACGATTACGCGCAGATTGAAAACCGCCAAGTGGTGCAGCAGCACTTGGCCCGCGAACGGAGCCGCACGTTAGCGACGCAATGTCACAGGCGGGACAATTATCGGTGCCAGGTCTGTGAAATGACGTTTCGTGAGGTGTATGGGGACGTTGGGAAAGCCTACGCCGAAACGCATCACATCGTCCCCCTCAGCCGCCTGACGGACACAGTGGAATCGTCTCTCAATGATCTCGTCACAGTCTGTGCGAATTGCCACCGGATGCTGCACAAACTCGACGGAGGCGAAGAAGACCTGGCGAAGCTGAGAAGAATGCTGCACCGGCGATAAAGACCGGTCTTCACGATCTGCGTCTTACCTTTCACGGTCTCACAAAAGGTGGGGTGATTTCTTGCGGAGAAAGGGGTATTCTTCGGCGGCATCGAAACTGAAACGAAGAGTGACTGTCGGTTATGAGTCAAGCTCCTCCTATCGTTGCCACCCTCATCGACCGGTTCGAGCAGAACCGCGAATCCTACAAGAGCCAAGGTTACAACGAAACCCAAGTGCGCCGGGAGTTTCTCGATCCGTTCTTCGAGGCGCTTGGATGGGATGTCGCCAATAAGCAGGGCCACGCCGAGGCATACAAAGATGTCATCCATGAGGATGCCATCAAGATTGGCGGCAACACCAAAGCTCCAGACTATTGTTTTCGTATCGGCGGGGCGCGCAAATTTTTCCTCGAAGCCAAGAAACCCGCCGTTAATGTAAAAGACGAGATCAGCCCTGCCTATCAGCTCCGCCGCTATGCTTGGTCGGCCAAGCTCCCGTTGTCTATCCTGACAGATTTCGAGGAGTTCGCCGTCTACGATTGCCGGACGCGCCCGAATCCTTCCGATAAACCCAGTACCGGGCGCATTCTCTATCTCACCTATCGAGACTACCTGGAAAAATGGGACGAGATCGCCTCCATCTTTACAAAGGAGGCGGTGCTCAAAGGCTCCTTCGACAAGTATGCCATCTCCGATCGCAAGCGTGGGACGACCACCGTCGATGCGGAATTTCTGAAAGAGATCGAATCCTGGAGGGAAGCGCTCGCCAAGAACCTGGCGGTACGCAATCCCACACTCTCCGTCCACGAGCTGAACTTTTCTGTCCAGCGCACCATCGACCGTCTTATCTTTCTCCGTATCTGTGAAGATAGAGGAATTGAGCCTCCCGAGCAGCTTAGGCTCATCCTCAACCGCAAGAATATCTACGATCGGCTGCAAGCCGTCTACAAGCAAGCCGATGATCGCTATAACTCTGGCCTCTTTCACTTTCATGCTGAAAAGGACCGGGCCGAATCGCCTGACGACCTCACGCCCCGCCTGAAGATCGACGACACGGTCCTCAAAGACATCATCTCGCGTCTCTACTATCCCCAGAGCCCTTACGCATTCTCTGTCTTCCCCACCGAAATTCTCGGCCAGGTCTACGAGCAGTTTTTGGGCAAGGTCATCCGGCTCACAGCCGGGCATCAAGCAAAGGTGGAAGAGAAGCCGGAAGTAAAGAAAGCCGGCGGCGTCTATTACACGCCCGCGTATATCGTCGAGTACATCGTGAAGCATACGGTTGGAAGCTTGTGCGAAGGCAAAACGCCGGCACAGGTTGCCAAGCTGTATATTCTCGATCCCGCTTGCGGGTCAGGGTCGTTTCTACTCGGAGCATATAGCTACCTGCTGAATTGGCATCAGAAATGGTATGTCGAGCACGGCCCCGAGAAGCATCGGAAAGAACTGTTTAAGGGAATGGATGGGGACTGGCGACTTAAGACAGCCGAAAAACGGCGGATTCTTCTCAATAACATCTACGGGGTCGACATCGATAGCCAAGCGGTTGAAGTCAGCAAGCTCAGCCTTCTCCTGAAAGTCTTGGAGGGTGAGAACAAAGAGTCCATGCAGGAATTGTTATTCGGGAGAGTGCGCGCGCTGCCGGATCTCGGCCAGAACATCAAGTGCGGCAACAGCCTGATCGGGCCTGACTACTTCGCGGGGCAACTCATGCCGGACGATGAGGAGATGCGTCGCGTGAATCCGTTCGATTGGAAGGCCGAGTTTTCTGAGATCATGAAGGCTGGTGGTTTCGATGCCGTCATCGGCAATCCGCCCTGGGTCTCTCTCTCTGGGAAGTTCAAGAACGATGTCTTTCCAAAACCCCAAGTCGACTATCTAATAAATCATTTTCACGGAAACACGTACATGCCAAACATGTATGAGTACTTCGTGTCCCAAGGTCTCAACCTAACACGTGAACGAGGCTTCTTCAGTTTTATCGTTCCTGACCGGCTTGGTTTCAACAGTCAGTTCGTTCCTCTGAGAAACAGAATTCTTACCGAATCACGGATCGTGTCTTTGCTGTATAAGGCTCCTTTCTCTGGAGTAACTGCGGATACCCTTATTTTTGCTTTACAGAAAGGCAGGCCTGACTCGAACTCAGTTAAAATTTCCGAGTACAACAAGGCTGACATTTTACGACCTCAACACGAATTGCTGAGACAGCCCGCACACACCTTTGAGTACTTCGAGAGCGCAGACATTATGAAGGTTATCGCCGTCCTCGAAGAACCTTCCAGGACTATGCACGTCGGAGACCTATGCGACTCGACATCTGGCTTTGGAGGCAAGTCAGCGCTAATCCAGGAAATAAGGACGAACCCGAAGCAAATCCGAACCATGAAAGGTGACAGTATCGGAAGGTACCAGACAAAAACACTGTATTGGTTCGAGTTCAAACCGCAGAACATTACTGGTCGCACAACAGACACATTGAAACTCGGTGCTAAACGGAAAGTTCTTCTTCGGAAAACTGGCGATAAGATAATAGCCACGTATGATGATTCTGGAATCTTCCCAGAGCAGTCACTGTACTTTCTCTTTAATCCACATACTAAGATCGAGCTGAAATTTATTCTTGGTATCCTCAACTCAAAGCTTCTTGGCGTATACTATCAGGCACGATCCTTAACCAACCGCCGAAGCATTGCTCAAGTAAAGAAGGTAGACCTAGATCAGCTTCCCATTCCGCGGCTCAACCTGTTAGCTCCAGAACACTCAGCAAAGCATGACAGTATGGTGTCCTTAGTTGAGTGTATGTTGGACCTGCGCAGGCGGCTGGCCAATACCACACACCCTGACGACAAGACACGTCTCCAACGCCAGATCGACGCCACGGACCGAGAAATCGACCGTCTGGTCTATGACCTCTACGGCTTGACGGAAGAGGAGATTAAGATTGTCGAAGCGGCATCGGTTGCATCTTCATTAAAAGTGAAGGAAAATGACAGCCATGAATCAGAAACCAAACCAGACGATCGACCTCGCGCAAGCCGAGGTGAGGCTCAAGCAGTGGCGCAGCCAGCACAATACCCCGGCGAAGGTGGCGGCGGCACATCGGAAAGTCCTGCTGGAGCGAGTGAGCCAGTCCATGGCGTTCGAGAGTCAGCCGGTCAGTACGGATCGCCTCAAGATCCTGACGGCGATGCTGAAGGCCAAAGCGAGCTAGGCTCCACTCGCGAATTCGAGACCGCCGAAGGCCGCCTCTCCTATCAAGAGCTCTCTGAACACCTCGCCGTTCCGCTCGTTGCGATCTACGACGAAATTCTTCAGAGCAGGCCCGAACAGATCATTCTCACTTCTGAATGGCTGTGTGTCCGCCACAAGCGGCTCGCGGGTCATCTGTTCCCCGATTGGGCAGGCCGGTTCCGTGATGTGAATGTGCAGGTCGGCTCCCACACCCCACCGCCATACTACGAAGTGCCGATCCACATGCGGCAATTCTGCGACGATCTGAGCGTACGGCTGTTACATCTTAATCAGGAGTCGGTTGCGAACTGTGCAGAGCTTCTAGCCTGGGCCGACTGGCGCTTCCAATGGATTCATCCGTTCAAGGATTTTAATGGTCGAATTGGGCGCGTCCTGCTCGCAGCCATGCTCTATAAGCTCGGCCTTCCTCATGTAGAGACCGCACCGCCAGATCCTGAGGCACGGACTCAATATCTCGGTGCTTTGGGGGCTGCGGATCAAGGAGACCTTACGACACTAGCCGAACTGTGGATTCGACGATTTGTCGAGTTGTGATAAAAATCAAAGGTGAGGTGCCGGGCACTTCTTGGCTTTGTCTTTTTCTGCGAATAGCTCATGGGGAATCTATTGATGAACGGGTGTTAAGCCAAACAGTGCCCCTCAAGAGCGCTCCTCCTTATGTCTGCCACACACTCAAGATTCCCCAATAGAGTTCTTGTCTTGCCTAATACCAGATACTTTTTCGGGAAAGTACAAGCGCTGAGCGACTGTTGGAAAGTGATTCGTACATTTGATTGCGATGGGGTGGCTACCGTTTACATAACCTCAATGGGAACTTTTGGGTTCATATTCCCAGATTCAAGCGATTTGGCATCTATAGACGTTCTGAAATTTCATGGCCAAGGGATTGTGCCGGAAGAGGTAATGGAGGATGCCGACCGCATTCATGATTTGCAGGAAAAGCGTATGCTGTTTATCAATTTTGTCTCGGCGGCGTTCTTTGGAAGGGTTGCCGCCAAGGCACACACATCTCTCTCGGGCGCTCTCTATAACGGGCAAGATAGGATTACGGGCTTTGATATTGTGCAAGGCACAGTTTCCGTCCAATGGACAGAATTGATTAGTCGAGTCATAGAAGAAAAAGTGAATGCTCTCAATAATGGGAAGCATCTGAATTATTTCTTGGAGGAGAGCAGCATTGACGATGCCATCTCCTATGTCCGGCATGTTTTAGGGCGACAAAATGATTTTGAATATGCCGACTTGCAGTCATGTATGGTCATGAACTATCAAGCAGCCATACTTCATAATCAACAGCATGCTGCTGCAAGTTTGGCTCTGAATTTTTCAGTCATAGAGTCATTGGTGCGGGAAATATTTATGGCTTACGGGCTTGTCGCCAACAGCACAGTTAAGTCGTTCGCCACAAGGCAGCATAATGTTCCTCAAATATCAAAGGGTGCCTTTGATGATATGAAGGTTAGTGTCGCTGTGAAAGCGTTACATTCTGGCGGGTTGCTCGATGAGTATCTGTATCAGCGTCTTGTCAGCGCCCGTGCGAAGCGAAATGAGCTTATGCATAAAGGCGCAAGGATAAGCTCCAGAGATTCTGGCGAGTGTCAACCGTTAGTGCGCGATCTTTGGGCGTTTCTCATAGATGCACCTTTCGAGTTGGTGGCCGGTTGGTCTTACCGTCGCTGAGAAGAAAATTAAATTGAATTATGTTTCTCCAGGAAACCCATGGGGCGCGCAGGGGGTTATTGGTTGATGGTGCGCCTCACTCTATTGCAGATTGTCTTGCAGCGTGTATAGTTTCTTAATCTTCTCTTCCCTCTCCCATTGGGAGGGGCGTGAGGGTGACTCCAATTGCGGCCGTCGAACGAGCACATTCCTATCGTGCGCGTTCCGGGAGCACGGGAGTCGCCCTCACGTCCCTCCCTTTCCCATCCTGTTCGTGACAACCTCCCGATATCCCCGTATAATCCGCTATCTATGGCTACCACTGATCCTGTTGCACCGAAACAACCACCGACGTTACCGGACCGCACTCTTGTCGCTGCCACGGTCGAGGCCCGACTTCCCTTTCCGGGACAATTTAAATCCCTCACGCCCTTGGCTGGCGATGCGTCCAATCGCCGCTATTTCCGTATCGAATTGACCGGGCCAGATGTTCGCCCTGTGATTCTTATGCAGCTGGCCGAAGCCGAGGCTTTCAAGCAATCGGAAGAGGCTGTGAGCGGGGCAGCCCAGCAAGTCACCGAACTGCCGTTTTTGAACATCCTCTCCCATTTATCCAAAGCCGGTGTATCCGTGCCGAGCCTCTATCACTACGATCAGGTGGCGGGCCTGCTCTATCTCGAAGATTTCGGGGACCTCACTCTGTCGGAAGCCTGTCGTGAGGCGAGTGCGGAAGAGCTGGAGGCGCGCTATGCGCAGGCGGTCGATGCGCTCGTGGAGATGCAAGTGAAGGCCACCTCGCCGGCCGATCCCAACTGTCTGGCATTCCATCGCAGCTTCGATGTGCCGCTCCTCATGTGGGAGTTCGAACACTTCCTGGAATATGGGATCGATGTGCGGCAGGGCGCGCCGATGACCGACGAGGATCGCCGAGACATCCGCGGCGCCTTCGAGAAGGTCGCCAAATTGTTGGCGGGGGAGCCGCATGTCTTCGTCCACCGGGACTACCATTCACGCAATTTGATGGTGGATGGCGCGAGGTTGGGCGTGATCGACTTTCAGGATGCGCTGATGGGGCCTGCGACCTACGATCTGGCGTCGCTGCTGCGCGATGCGTATATCGAACTTGACGAGGCGCTGATCGACCGTCTGATCAACCGTTACCTCGATCAGATGGCGGCGCATCGGCAGGTCTGGACCAATCGGGTGGCCTTCCGCCGCCTGTTCGACTTGACAAGTATCCAGCGGAACCTCAAGGCGGCCGGGCGATTCGTCTATATCGACCGCGTCAAAGGCAATCCCAAATTCCTCGCCGATATCCCTCGCACGCTGGACTATGTCCGTCGCAATCTCCAGAAGTATCCCGAGCTGGAGCCGCTCCGGAAGCTTCTCGCCCGCTATGTTCCGGAATTGCAGTAGATAAGTAAAAAGTCAAAAGTAAAAAGTCAAAAGTTTGAGGGGGAGGGCGATGTTACTTTTACCTTTTACCTTGGTGCTTTTGACTTGCGCGCATGTGGAGTTGCCATGCGCGCGATGATCCTCGCAGCGGGCTTGGGGACTCGCCTGAGACCGCTGACCAACACGACTCCGAAGCCGCTCCTCCCCGTGGCTGGCACGCCACTGATTGTCTGGAACCTTTTGCTCCTGAAACGGCATGGGTTCCAGAATGTCGTCATCAATTTGCATCACCTCGGACCGATGATCGAGCAGGCGCTCGGCGACGGCTCTCGCTATGGGATGCGGATCGTCTACTCGTATGAGCCTGTGATTCTCGGCACGGGGGGCGGGCTCAAGCAGGCGGAGCCGCATTTCTCAGGGGAGCCGGTGCTGGTGCTGAACGGCGATACGTTGGTGGAGATTGATTTGGGGGCCTTGTGGACCTTTCACCTGCAGCGAAAAGCCGCAGCCACCTTGGTCTTGCGCAAAGATCCTGAGGCGGTACGGTGGGGGCTCGTGGAAATGGATTCGGATAACCGTATCGTCCGTATTACCGGCCGCGGAAAGTCGGAGTCCGGCCCAGTCCAGCCTCGCATGTTCGCCGGGATTCATATCCTCGATCCGCGCCTTCTGCGTGATGTGCCGCAAGGGAAGGAGTCTTCCATCATCGATGCCTATGTCGCGGCGATCCAGCGTGATGAGGTCGTGCTTGGGTACGATCATCAGGGCTACTGGTCCGACGTCGGCACTCCCGAGCATTATGCGCAAGCCGAACGGGATGCATTAACCGGCCTCATCACCCTCGCAACACGGCAGTTGCCTGCTTAGCAGGATGCTGAAAAGTGAGGTGGGGTAGCTGGACGGATCCCCGTGCTCGCGCAACGCGCGGCCTCAGAAGGCCCTCGTTGGACGCGCGCAGTTGGGATCATCCCAGCCACCCCGTAGTAAGTGATTGCTCGCCTGCGGCCTTGATGGACAGTCTTTTTGAGCATCCTGCTGGTGAGTTATCTTGCTGTGCCACACGTGCGGACTACTGAGCTCTGTCTAGCGCTATTGCTGCTCTTCTTTCATCTTTTGTTGTTTGATCAAGCGGGAGAGGTACGTGCGCTGAAGCTTGAGACGGTCTGCCGCTTTCGTTTGATTCCCCGCAGTATTTTTCAGCGCCTGCTCGATGATGTAGCGGCTGTGCGCGTCCATCGACTCATGGTAGGGGAACGAGAGATAGGCGAGTCGTTCGTCTTGCGCAGTTCGGCCCATGCCCTCCAGCGACAGCATATCCGGCTCGATGCTGTCCGACTGGTTCAAGATGACGGCCCGCGCGACAACGTTGTCCAGTTCGCGAATGTTTCCCGGCCAGCTGTAGCGGCTCATGGCTTCCATGGCCGCAGGGCTGAATAGTATCCCGGGCCGCTTCGCGTCCTTGGCATGTCGGTTCAGGAAAAACTTGGCGAGGGCCGGGAGGTCTTCGGGCCGTTCGCGGAGCGGGGGCATGGTCAGGCTGATGACGTTCAGCCTGAAAAAGAGGTCCTCACGGAACTCGCCGGTCTTGACCGCCAGACGGAGATCCTTGTTCGTCGCGGCGATGACCCGCACATTGATCGACACGAGGCGGGTGCCGCCGACGCGATGAAATTCCTTGTCTTGGAGCACGCGCAGCAGTTTGGCTTGCAGCGGGAGCGACATGTCTCCAATCTCGTCCAGGAAGACCGTGCCCCCGTCCGCCATTTCCAGTTTGCCCTTTTGCAGGCGATCCGCGCCGGTGAAGGCGCCTCGTTCATGCCCGAAGAGCTCGTTCTCGAGCAATGTTTCCGTGAGGGCGACGCAGTTGATGACCACCAGCGGCAGGGCTTGCCGCGGGCTCCATTGATGGATGGAACGGGCGAAGAGTTCCTTGCCCGTGCCGCTCTCCCCCAGTAACAATACGCTGGCGTCGGACTTGGCGGCTCGCTGGGCCGATTCCATCACCGAGCGGATTTTTGCGCTGGTGCCGATGATCGAGGCGTAGCGGCTGTCGACTTCGGACTTGAGGCAGGCCACTTGCCGTTTGAGGCTGTCCCGCTCCAGGGCTTTGCCGATGACGAGGAGGAGGTGGTCTTTATCCAGCGGCTTGGTGAGGAAGTCGTAGGCGCCGGTTTTCATGGCTTCGACGGCGGCATCGATCGACGCATGGGCGGTCATGACAACGACGGGGAGCTCTTCGGCTAGTTTGATTTTCGGGAGCCGCTTGAGGACTTCGAGGCCAGTGAGTCGGGGCATGTCCAGGTCGAGTAAGATGAGGTGCGGCGCTTCCTGTTCGATCCGCTCCAGCGCCTCGACCCCGTCGTGCGCGATCACGGTTCCGTAGCCGGAGGCCTGGAGGCGATCCTCCAGCATCGTGACAATATCGGGGTCGTCGTCGACGATGAGGATCTTGGCCTTCATGAGTGCCCCGTGAAACGTCAAACGTGAAACGCAGGCCTATGTGAACCGCACGCGGTGCTACCGTATTCCCCCGCTACTCCATGACGTTGATCACCAACCCGGTCAGCGGTTTCGGGAAGAAGTAGGTCGACTTATGGGGCATGCGTTCGCCAGCTGTCGCGACGGATTGCACTTCGCTGACCTTGGTGGGATTGAGGAGCAGGGCTCCCGTTCCCGTCCCCTTCGCCACCCAATCCAGCGCCTCATGATCGTCTTTGGTATAGAGGATCGCTTCTTGTTCCTGCTGCGTCTGGCAGAGCTTCGTGACGACCAGTTGCTGGAGGAGCGAGACATCCAGCTTGGTGCGAGGCGATGCGGATGCCGGCGGACGATGGGCCGGCTTGAGGGTCAGCGTGAGGTAGGCGTCTTTCCCCTTCAGCGCCAGGCCGAACATCGGCACGGTGCGGCCGTTGGTGCGCAAGGATTCGATGAATTGCGCGCGCACCGCTGCCTGGGTTCCCGCAGTAAAGGAGAATTCTTGTAGCTCGAATTGGTCGGCCAGGATGGCTCGCACCTTGTCGTAG is a window from the Nitrospirota bacterium genome containing:
- a CDS encoding HNH endonuclease translates to MRDTEDTKRLKWVSEELQKELSRRLGRLIRLRTTLPLKPSHTNGWRVELGSLGQGEPRLEIWHCEWAGKKDQRRIWYGLYATQAEKLRKRVAALPEFLRPVRRLSEKDMRLATGSRSDYLLKKPLDPREYDCPFYEEYEESGNEYAYYGMYDSALPENEEQVLGIVTRATRFFEQVIKSQQFAARSQEKEHEDDYAQIENRQVVQQHLARERSRTLATQCHRRDNYRCQVCEMTFREVYGDVGKAYAETHHIVPLSRLTDTVESSLNDLVTVCANCHRMLHKLDGGEEDLAKLRRMLHRR
- a CDS encoding Fic family protein; protein product: MSQAPPIVATLIDRFEQNRESYKSQGYNETQVRREFLDPFFEALGWDVANKQGHAEAYKDVIHEDAIKIGGNTKAPDYCFRIGGARKFFLEAKKPAVNVKDEISPAYQLRRYAWSAKLPLSILTDFEEFAVYDCRTRPNPSDKPSTGRILYLTYRDYLEKWDEIASIFTKEAVLKGSFDKYAISDRKRGTTTVDAEFLKEIESWREALAKNLAVRNPTLSVHELNFSVQRTIDRLIFLRICEDRGIEPPEQLRLILNRKNIYDRLQAVYKQADDRYNSGLFHFHAEKDRAESPDDLTPRLKIDDTVLKDIISRLYYPQSPYAFSVFPTEILGQVYEQFLGKVIRLTAGHQAKVEEKPEVKKAGGVYYTPAYIVEYIVKHTVGSLCEGKTPAQVAKLYILDPACGSGSFLLGAYSYLLNWHQKWYVEHGPEKHRKELFKGMDGDWRLKTAEKRRILLNNIYGVDIDSQAVEVSKLSLLLKVLEGENKESMQELLFGRVRALPDLGQNIKCGNSLIGPDYFAGQLMPDDEEMRRVNPFDWKAEFSEIMKAGGFDAVIGNPPWVSLSGKFKNDVFPKPQVDYLINHFHGNTYMPNMYEYFVSQGLNLTRERGFFSFIVPDRLGFNSQFVPLRNRILTESRIVSLLYKAPFSGVTADTLIFALQKGRPDSNSVKISEYNKADILRPQHELLRQPAHTFEYFESADIMKVIAVLEEPSRTMHVGDLCDSTSGFGGKSALIQEIRTNPKQIRTMKGDSIGRYQTKTLYWFEFKPQNITGRTTDTLKLGAKRKVLLRKTGDKIIATYDDSGIFPEQSLYFLFNPHTKIELKFILGILNSKLLGVYYQARSLTNRRSIAQVKKVDLDQLPIPRLNLLAPEHSAKHDSMVSLVECMLDLRRRLANTTHPDDKTRLQRQIDATDREIDRLVYDLYGLTEEEIKIVEAASVASSLKVKENDSHESETKPDDRPRASRGEAQAVAQPAQYPGEGGGGTSESPAGASEPVHGVRESAGQYGSPQDPDGDAEGQSELGSTREFETAEGRLSYQELSEHLAVPLVAIYDEILQSRPEQIILTSEWLCVRHKRLAGHLFPDWAGRFRDVNVQVGSHTPPPYYEVPIHMRQFCDDLSVRLLHLNQESVANCAELLAWADWRFQWIHPFKDFNGRIGRVLLAAMLYKLGLPHVETAPPDPEARTQYLGALGAADQGDLTTLAELWIRRFVEL
- a CDS encoding phosphotransferase encodes the protein MATTDPVAPKQPPTLPDRTLVAATVEARLPFPGQFKSLTPLAGDASNRRYFRIELTGPDVRPVILMQLAEAEAFKQSEEAVSGAAQQVTELPFLNILSHLSKAGVSVPSLYHYDQVAGLLYLEDFGDLTLSEACREASAEELEARYAQAVDALVEMQVKATSPADPNCLAFHRSFDVPLLMWEFEHFLEYGIDVRQGAPMTDEDRRDIRGAFEKVAKLLAGEPHVFVHRDYHSRNLMVDGARLGVIDFQDALMGPATYDLASLLRDAYIELDEALIDRLINRYLDQMAAHRQVWTNRVAFRRLFDLTSIQRNLKAAGRFVYIDRVKGNPKFLADIPRTLDYVRRNLQKYPELEPLRKLLARYVPELQ
- a CDS encoding NDP-sugar synthase, whose amino-acid sequence is MRAMILAAGLGTRLRPLTNTTPKPLLPVAGTPLIVWNLLLLKRHGFQNVVINLHHLGPMIEQALGDGSRYGMRIVYSYEPVILGTGGGLKQAEPHFSGEPVLVLNGDTLVEIDLGALWTFHLQRKAAATLVLRKDPEAVRWGLVEMDSDNRIVRITGRGKSESGPVQPRMFAGIHILDPRLLRDVPQGKESSIIDAYVAAIQRDEVVLGYDHQGYWSDVGTPEHYAQAERDALTGLITLATRQLPA
- a CDS encoding sigma-54 dependent transcriptional regulator, which gives rise to MKAKILIVDDDPDIVTMLEDRLQASGYGTVIAHDGVEALERIEQEAPHLILLDLDMPRLTGLEVLKRLPKIKLAEELPVVVMTAHASIDAAVEAMKTGAYDFLTKPLDKDHLLLVIGKALERDSLKRQVACLKSEVDSRYASIIGTSAKIRSVMESAQRAAKSDASVLLLGESGTGKELFARSIHQWSPRQALPLVVINCVALTETLLENELFGHERGAFTGADRLQKGKLEMADGGTVFLDEIGDMSLPLQAKLLRVLQDKEFHRVGGTRLVSINVRVIAATNKDLRLAVKTGEFREDLFFRLNVISLTMPPLRERPEDLPALAKFFLNRHAKDAKRPGILFSPAAMEAMSRYSWPGNIRELDNVVARAVILNQSDSIEPDMLSLEGMGRTAQDERLAYLSFPYHESMDAHSRYIIEQALKNTAGNQTKAADRLKLQRTYLSRLIKQQKMKEEQQ